Proteins co-encoded in one Aethina tumida isolate Nest 87 chromosome 7, icAetTumi1.1, whole genome shotgun sequence genomic window:
- the LOC109608242 gene encoding CD151 antigen-like: MAKKCCSTDCVSTVLTIYNIILLITGVAVIGISSWIVYNSHFYVPLLPSASFPTLLYALFTSGLLVAIVAVPFGFLSVAKHNQIFILCYVFVLLFVFLLQGMVGVMSYVFQESMEDQLKLNLNETLMVKYSIDDRITSATDQVQETFKCCGSEVVADWLESVWYHTSDRTRKIPDSCCKTISEGCARVSNRPSNINISGCLEKIAQNSSECLWFMSATGIGLFAFNIIGVLLGMCLYLKLKNDDYPVEPPLLSDQNTLQRPGNKK; this comes from the exons ATGGCGAAAAAGTGCTGTAGTACAGACTGTGTTAGCACAGTGTTAaccatttacaatattatcttATTg ATCACTGGAGTGGCGGTGATTGGAATTTCTTCATGGATAGTTTACAACAGTCATTTTTACGTGCCATTACTTCCTTCCGCCAGTTTTCCTACTTTGTTATACGCCTTGTTTACTTCCGGCCTTTTGGTTGCGATTGTTGCTGTACCATTCGGTTTTCTGTCCGTTGCGAAACATAATCAAATCTTCATTTTATgc TATGTTTTCGTGTTGCTGTTCGTATTTCTGCTACAAGGAATGGTGGGCGTTATGTCTTACGTGTTCCAAGAAAGTATGGAGGACCAACTGAAACTGAATCTAAATGAAACGTTGatggtaaaatattcaattgacGACAGAATAACGAGCGCAACTGATCAAGTACAAGAGACC tttaagTGTTGTGGTTCGGAAGTTGTGGCAGACTGGTTGGAGAGCGTCTGGTACCACACCAGCGACAGAACCAGGAAAATTCCGGACTCCTGCTGTAAAACAATAAGCGAAGGTTGCGCCAGAGTCAGCAACCGACCATCCAACATCAACATTAGC GGTTGTTTAGAGAAAATTGCTCAAAACTCGAGCGAATGTTTGTGGTTTATGAGTGCGACAGGAATCGGTTTGTTCGCCTTCAATATTATTGGAGTGTTATTGGGAATGTGCCTTTATTTGAAACTGAAAAACGACGACTATCCTGTCGAGCCGCCGCTTCTCAGCGACCAAAACACTTTACAACGACccggaaataaaaaatag
- the LOC109605063 gene encoding uncharacterized protein LOC109605063, whose translation MLRSATAVNILNYDNADAERTRRTPVLLLVSVAIVEFLLSSIFFCYAGSFLEFSVTKFYNYHKTLWVVVVFIAAQNISETITKCLYEYYINVPFNRLYLILAALLLQAALYMSATTNSLNIYILTYGLLGGTLSQFITIYIQELLEDEYDININVYQSIIQISRAISMFTMPVLVVYLDEIYGTKYTPLIFTAIIGNIIPFCLFFKRSQQWISQKPTHYSNMTNMSVSMTELSVFHTNNNNAQSESTKNTSSSASTSDDEDPDVTWQEEEYEETNLTNDELDKIKQEYYAKHFGVNILPRIREESESEEISSKRLSQITAKLEEINKNDPKFANRQFTSDVLLPEIKTGQSHNTIDIDFPDGPVFRRGQCGCSPYRKYLWKRRWRNFTRFLIYNFFVPFYRTVVNPKLYPVLVTKSSTSLIFGCFVNLIPVIACEKLHTFERVEAVFLLSYMAFSWCFFLIFLPVVTKLSNVKIRVLYITGSCMLSSVMLYLSQREINNDAITLGSLLFGFGYGITSYTETIIYREFFGMRHWQECRGTLNTLSGISIVTCYFFIYHYKVDYQDIINYSSFVYLTNIIIWVFCPILKSCFKFIKRTLWYKKQEALFVTI comes from the exons ATGTTGAGGAGTGCCACAGCCGTCAACATCTTGAATTACGACAATGCGGACGCGGAACGAACCAGAAGGACGCCAGTACTGCTTTTGGTCAGCGTCGCTATCGTCGAG TTTTTGCTCTCCTCCATTTTCTTCTGCTATGCTGGTTCCTTTTTGGAGTTTTCAGTAACGAAATTCTATAACTATCACAAAACACTTTGGGTCGTTGTTGTGTTCATCGCAGCCCAAAACATTTCAG AAACAATCACAAAATGTCTTTACGAGTACTACATAAACGTCCCGTTCAACCGTCTGTATTTAATTCTGGCGGCACTTCTCCTGCAAGCTGCACTTTATATGTCCGCAACAACAAACAgtctaaacatttatatactcACCTATGGACTTTTAGGAG gaactttatcacaatttataacaatttacatACAAGAATTGTTAGAAGACGAATacgatattaatattaatgtttatcagAGCATTATACAAATTTCCAGGGCAATAAGTATGTTCACCATGCCTGTTTTGGTTGTCTATTTGGATGAAATTTACGGAACTAAATACACACCACTAATTTTTACCGCCATAATTGGCAACATCATACCTTTTTGCTTGTTCTTCAAGAGGAGTCAACAATGGATTAGCCAAAAACCTACGCATTACAGTAACATGACGAA CATGTCCGTCTCAATGACCGAGTTAAGCGTTTTCCAtaccaacaacaacaacgcACAATCAGAATCAACAAAGAACACATCCAGTTCAGCTTCAACATCCGACGACGAAGACCCAGACGTAACGTGGCAGGAGGAGGAGTACGAAGAGACGAACCTCACCAACGACGAGTTGGACAAAATAAAACAGGAATACTACGCCAAACACTTCGGCGTCAACATCTTACCCCGGATCCGCGAAGAGAGCGAGTCCGAAGAGATTAGCTCGAAACGACTGAGCCAGATCACCGCCAAACTGGAGGAGATCAACAAGAACGATCCGAAATTCGCGAACAGACAGTTCACCTCCGACGTTCTCCTGCCCGAAATCAAAACGGGTCAGTCGCATAACACCATAGACATCGACTTTCCGGACGGTCCGGTCTTCAGACGTGGACAGTGCGGCTGTTCGCCGTACAGGAAGTACCTGTGGAAGAGGCGGTGGAGGAACTTCACAAGGTTTTTGATCTACAACTTCTTCGTGCCCTTCTACCGGACCGTTGTCAATCCGAAATTGTATCCGGTGTTGGTGACGAAATCGTCCACGTCTTTGATCTTCGGGTGTTTCGTGAATTTGATACCGGTTATTGCGTGTGAAAAGTTGCACACATTTGAAAGGGTCGAGGCCGTGTTTTTACTTAGTTACATGGCTTTTTCCTGGtgttttttccttattttctTGCCAGTTGTCACCAAGTTGTCCAACGTAAAGATTAGGGTGTTGTATATTACCGGATCTTGTATGTTAAGTTCTGTGATGCTTTATT tgTCCCAAAGAGAAATAAACAACGATGCCATAACACTGGGCAGCCTCCTCTTCGGCTTTGGTTACGGAATAACCTCCTACACTGaaactataatatatagaGAGTTCTTTGGAATGCGACACTGGCAAGAGTGTCGAGGAACTTTAAATACACTTTCTGGCATTTCAATAGTGACTTGCTACTTCTTCATCTACCACTATAAAGTGGACTATCAGGATATTATCAACTATTCCAGTTTTGTGTACCTtaccaatataataatttgggtTTTTTGTCCGATTTTGAAGAGCtgctttaaatttatcaaaaggaCTTTGTGGTATAAAAAGCAAGAAGCTTTATTCGTTacgatttga
- the LOC109605072 gene encoding beta-sarcoglycan, with product MMDYPTSSPPLPAETFAEEIDTLSLQDKESYDISLMQHNNNNINKGYLTDGAPDRPGTRGRKTFAFWVLVGLLFTLAIGNLILTITILGVLKLGQGMRNMEIIYNENVSNFYGDIDLDHLYNKDGTFLGFSDETVDISAVDSSVILTLQANPGDGKQTSLKMFKNYTFLRGISRFLVKSANGVPIFTTTETVFESLEKAKGFITRQMETGQIRSGKDESLSIESDKMVNLKGTEGSKIEGREIVWSADEDIYLKTVNGCIILSGKEGTYIDVNRIPVAQLRNNTVKSGQYKICVCMPEGKLFRIPIIDVNEQVYCDDVDISGPGFPCAVKE from the coding sequence ATGATGGACTATCCGACATCGTCGCCTCCACTTCCAGCCGAGACGTTCGCGGAGGAGATAGACACGTTGTCGCTGCAGGACAAAGAATCGTACGACATTTCGTTGATGCaacacaacaacaacaacataaaCAAAGGTTACTTAACGGACGGCGCACCGGATCGTCCGGGAACCAGGGGCAGGAAGACTTTCGCCTTCTGGGTGCTGGTCGGGTTGTTGTTCACCCTTGCGATCGGCAATCTGATTCTGACCATCACCATACTCGGCGTCCTCAAACTGGGACAGGGAATGCGTAACATGGAGATAATCTACAATGAAAACGTGTCTAATTTCTACGGGGACATCGATTTGGACCATCTGTACAACAAGGACGGCACGTTTTTGGGATTTTCGGACGAAACTGTGGACATCTCGGCGGTCGACAGTTCCGTGATTTTAACCTTACAGGCCAATCCCGGCGACGGTAAACAGACCAGCTTGAAGATGTTCAAAAACTACACGTTTTTGCGAGGCATCAGCCGCTTCCTGGTCAAGTCGGCGAACGGCGTGCCCATTTTCACCACCACCGAAACCGTATTCGAAAGTCTGGAGAAGGCGAAAGGATTCATCACGAGGCAGATGGAGACGGGTCAAATCAGGAGCGGAAAGGACGAAAGCCTGTCGATAGAAAGCGACAAAATGGTGAACTTAAAGGGCACCGAGGGGAGCAAGATTGAAGGGCGCGAAATCGTGTGGAGTGCGGACGAAGACATTTACTTGAAGACGGTGAATGGCTGCATTATCCTGAGCGGGAAGGAGGGCACCTACATCGATGTGAACAGGATTCCGGTGGCCCAATTGCGTAACAACACGGTGAAGAGTGGCCAGTACAAGATTTGTGTATGCATGCCTGAAGGGAAACTGTTCAGGATCCCGATTATTGACGTCAACGAGCAAGTTTATTGCGACGACGTTGATATTAGTGGCCCCGGTTTTCCTTGTGCAGTCAAGGAatag